One genomic window of Paenisporosarcina antarctica includes the following:
- a CDS encoding class I adenylate-forming enzyme family protein, which yields MNLSVILERNARKFPTVEAVIGMGKRLTYEELDRQVEGMAHGLMSKGITAGDKVVLFMPNVPEFVVTYFAVHRLGGVIVPINAKSTLSEIEYILDHSDAKALVVHELLFAMVKPLQSNLVLIKTSEQFGKWDSFEKLLEMKVSFKLQCTSKDDDPSTILYTSGTTGQPKGVLFSHRNVLTVAQMICIELEVKPESRLLVMMPLSHSAPLHLFLLAGMIVGATHVLTPTFTPELLLKTVELERTTHFFGAPVAYMLTAKEPAIAQTDLSSMKWWVYGGAPLSKGEVEFLQSSFHTENFVCVYGLTEAGPSGSLLLGNEHAKKAGSIGKRAALFTELRIVNGNGDDVAIGEVGEIYLQGEGTMLGYYKNEEATLATFDGSWLKTGDLARFDEDGYIFIVDRKKDLIISGGVNVYPKEIEDVLLSHTAVNEVAVVGIPHPVWGETVKAYFSGTREVSISDLTAFAQEKLSSYKVPKLFEQVDALPRNASGKILKQPLRERGE from the coding sequence ATGAATTTATCTGTTATATTGGAGCGAAATGCACGAAAATTTCCGACTGTAGAGGCGGTCATAGGAATGGGAAAACGATTGACTTATGAAGAGTTGGATCGACAAGTGGAGGGTATGGCACATGGTTTGATGTCAAAAGGGATTACCGCTGGGGATAAAGTGGTTCTTTTTATGCCAAATGTTCCTGAATTTGTGGTGACATATTTTGCAGTACATCGTTTAGGTGGTGTAATTGTTCCAATCAATGCGAAGTCTACATTATCTGAAATTGAGTATATTTTAGATCATTCAGATGCGAAGGCGTTGGTTGTGCATGAGTTGTTATTTGCTATGGTGAAACCGTTACAATCTAATCTAGTGTTGATAAAGACGTCAGAACAATTTGGAAAATGGGATTCATTTGAAAAATTACTTGAAATGAAGGTGAGTTTCAAGCTGCAATGTACATCAAAAGATGATGATCCTTCCACCATTTTGTATACATCCGGAACAACGGGACAACCAAAAGGGGTATTGTTTAGCCATCGAAATGTGTTAACAGTTGCTCAAATGATTTGTATTGAATTGGAAGTAAAGCCTGAGAGTCGTTTGTTGGTTATGATGCCACTAAGTCATTCAGCACCTCTTCATTTATTCTTGCTCGCAGGGATGATTGTCGGAGCGACGCATGTCCTAACTCCAACATTCACGCCAGAATTACTATTAAAAACGGTTGAATTAGAGCGTACGACTCATTTCTTTGGTGCGCCTGTTGCCTATATGTTAACGGCAAAAGAACCAGCTATTGCACAAACAGATTTGTCATCGATGAAGTGGTGGGTCTATGGAGGAGCACCACTTTCAAAAGGCGAAGTTGAATTTCTTCAGAGTTCTTTTCATACTGAAAATTTCGTCTGTGTATACGGGTTAACGGAAGCTGGTCCTAGTGGATCGTTGTTACTAGGAAACGAACACGCAAAAAAGGCAGGGAGTATTGGAAAAAGGGCTGCTCTGTTTACTGAACTTCGTATCGTTAACGGTAATGGAGATGATGTGGCAATTGGAGAAGTCGGGGAAATTTATTTGCAAGGTGAAGGTACGATGCTTGGATATTACAAAAATGAAGAGGCAACTTTGGCTACGTTTGATGGAAGTTGGTTAAAAACTGGAGATTTAGCAAGATTTGATGAAGATGGCTACATTTTTATAGTTGATAGAAAGAAAGACTTAATTATTTCTGGTGGTGTTAATGTGTACCCGAAAGAAATTGAGGATGTCTTGCTATCGCATACAGCTGTGAATGAAGTTGCTGTGGTTGGCATACCACACCCTGTATGGGGAGAGACGGTAAAAGCATACTTTTCAGGTACGAGAGAAGTGTCTATTTCGGATTTGACAGCATTTGCACAAGAAAAGTTATCTTCTTATAAAGTGCCAAAATTGTTCGAGCAAGTCGATGCTCTTCCACGAAATGCATCAGGAAAGATTTTAAAACAACCGCTGAGAGAGAGAGGGGAGTAA
- a CDS encoding MerR family transcriptional regulator encodes MKSIADVAREFGVTTRTIRYYEELGLLIPKRTESNIRVFRPSDCAKIKLIVRGKQYGFNLEEIKEMVLLFDQDRTGVRQLERTIEYGNKRLAEIDVKIHDLQEMKSEIELLHHQFSKKLVNIKGN; translated from the coding sequence GTGAAGAGTATTGCCGATGTGGCGAGAGAGTTTGGGGTGACTACTAGAACGATTCGTTATTATGAGGAGCTTGGTTTGTTAATCCCTAAGCGAACAGAAAGCAATATTCGTGTCTTTAGACCATCTGATTGTGCAAAGATAAAGTTAATTGTTCGTGGCAAGCAATATGGATTTAATTTGGAGGAAATCAAAGAAATGGTATTGTTATTTGATCAAGATCGAACGGGTGTAAGACAGCTAGAGCGAACTATTGAATACGGAAATAAACGGTTGGCTGAAATTGATGTTAAGATTCACGATTTACAAGAGATGAAGTCAGAAATAGAATTGCTGCATCATCAGTTTTCGAAAAAACTAGTAAACATAAAGGGGAATTGA
- a CDS encoding EAL domain-containing protein codes for MIQLPTNIDSYQENLRLIEESNQRCRSLGLDPTIVPESIQISQEQLQHIQRETLETLKVVEFFIPEFLNMVKGTPLLIVVTDNQGIVTYIEGDSTIKDVIKQFGFRTGVQFTESYNGTNCISLALDHNKPVEVIGPQHYHEFLSQSACYSVPFKNHRTDGTFGTVSIMTALNFQDPLLLSLLSIVGNSIEREIQLREQNKDLNVLNQMVTESAQTAMILTDQVGRIMEFNPYAEKLTGLKRKNVLNQPVQDLAIIGDWIKKIIQTKDRFSDLEVIFNNIDSSKETICLFDGRPIYSENKHFIGTVGSFRDITERYENQLLMKHHAHHDELTGLPNRRYFQMYVNSILESSQSHENMLAVFLLDLDRFKLINDTLGHSKGDTLLVEIAQRLNDYLLNKGKLFRMGGDEFTIVLSASQTFDDLKNIADDIIEIVRKPFVIQGLEFHISTSIGIAIYPNDSSDVTTLFSHADNAMYRAKERGKNGYCFYNSDMNEESMKKLTLETELELAIKNDDLVLHYQPQIDLQTNQIIGMEALLRWNHPQLGLIPPSDFIPIAEEMGLMVILGEWVLSQGCRQMKTWHDQGLTSLKISINLSPQEFLKQRLVDKVKQVLLDTGLTPNCLELEITESMTMDVIRSTSILEELSELGIQIAIDDFGKGFSSLNYLKNFHIHRLKIDRSFIHDMISGPKDAKIVGTIISIAHALNLKVIAEGVENEEQLLFLRNLNCDEIQGFYYSKPLPAIEIERKYILNSSRGVIQL; via the coding sequence GTGATACAGTTGCCAACTAACATTGACTCATACCAAGAAAATTTAAGACTTATTGAAGAATCAAACCAAAGATGTAGATCATTAGGATTAGACCCAACAATTGTTCCAGAATCTATTCAAATTAGCCAAGAGCAACTGCAACATATTCAACGAGAAACTCTTGAAACATTAAAAGTTGTTGAATTTTTTATTCCTGAATTTTTAAATATGGTGAAAGGAACCCCCCTTCTAATCGTGGTGACCGATAATCAAGGCATTGTTACGTATATCGAAGGAGACAGTACGATTAAAGATGTCATTAAACAGTTTGGGTTTAGAACCGGCGTGCAATTTACAGAGAGTTACAATGGAACGAACTGTATTAGTCTAGCACTCGACCATAACAAACCAGTTGAAGTAATTGGGCCTCAACATTATCATGAATTTCTTAGTCAATCCGCTTGTTATTCTGTACCATTTAAAAATCATCGTACCGATGGAACATTTGGGACAGTTTCAATCATGACTGCTTTAAACTTCCAAGATCCATTGCTACTTTCATTACTTTCTATTGTTGGTAATAGTATTGAACGTGAAATCCAACTGCGAGAACAAAATAAAGACTTGAATGTATTAAACCAAATGGTAACTGAATCAGCGCAAACTGCCATGATTTTAACAGATCAAGTTGGACGCATAATGGAATTTAATCCATATGCTGAAAAATTGACTGGTTTAAAACGAAAAAACGTTCTCAATCAACCCGTTCAAGATTTAGCAATTATCGGTGATTGGATAAAAAAAATAATTCAAACAAAAGATAGATTCTCTGATTTAGAAGTTATATTCAATAATATCGATTCCTCAAAAGAAACCATTTGTTTGTTCGATGGTAGACCGATTTACAGTGAGAATAAACATTTTATTGGAACAGTAGGTAGCTTCCGTGACATCACAGAACGCTATGAAAACCAACTTCTTATGAAACATCACGCGCATCATGATGAACTAACCGGGCTTCCCAACAGACGCTATTTCCAAATGTATGTAAATAGTATTCTCGAATCATCACAATCACATGAAAATATGCTGGCAGTTTTCTTGCTAGACCTCGATCGCTTTAAGTTAATAAACGATACACTTGGTCACTCAAAAGGTGATACGTTACTTGTGGAAATTGCACAACGATTAAATGACTATTTACTTAATAAAGGCAAGCTATTTCGTATGGGAGGTGACGAATTTACAATTGTCTTAAGTGCGAGCCAAACATTCGATGACCTAAAAAATATTGCTGATGACATTATTGAAATTGTTCGTAAACCTTTTGTCATTCAAGGTCTTGAATTTCATATAAGCACGAGTATCGGCATCGCCATTTACCCGAATGACAGTTCAGATGTTACTACTCTTTTCTCACATGCTGATAATGCCATGTATCGCGCAAAAGAACGAGGTAAAAACGGCTATTGTTTCTACAATTCAGACATGAATGAAGAGTCGATGAAAAAGCTGACTCTTGAAACGGAGCTCGAATTAGCTATTAAAAACGATGACCTTGTGCTTCATTATCAACCACAAATCGATTTACAAACCAATCAAATTATTGGAATGGAAGCTTTACTACGGTGGAATCATCCGCAACTTGGTCTTATTCCACCATCAGATTTCATTCCCATTGCTGAAGAAATGGGTTTAATGGTCATTTTAGGTGAATGGGTCCTTTCTCAAGGTTGTAGGCAAATGAAAACTTGGCATGACCAAGGGTTGACATCACTTAAAATTTCCATCAATTTATCTCCACAAGAATTTTTAAAACAACGTCTCGTTGATAAAGTAAAACAAGTATTGCTGGATACTGGACTTACACCGAATTGCTTGGAACTTGAAATCACAGAATCCATGACAATGGATGTCATTCGCTCTACCTCAATTTTAGAAGAATTAAGTGAACTCGGAATACAAATTGCAATTGATGATTTTGGTAAAGGTTTCAGTTCACTAAACTATTTAAAGAATTTCCATATTCACCGCTTGAAAATCGACCGTAGCTTTATTCATGACATGATTAGTGGACCAAAAGACGCGAAAATTGTAGGCACAATCATTTCAATCGCTCACGCCCTTAATCTAAAAGTCATTGCGGAAGGTGTTGAAAATGAGGAACAACTTCTCTTTCTACGCAATTTAAATTGTGATGAAATTCAAGGGTTCTATTATAGTAAACCTTTACCTGCAATTGAAATTGAAAGAAAATATATACTAAATTCTTCTAGAGGTGTCATTCAACTATGA
- a CDS encoding thiamine pyrophosphate-binding protein — MKTVATLLVQHLQSFQVTHAFGIPGKAVVPLLLAMEKSNLEFVLSRHESGAGFMAGGYSRQNHTLGVAIGTSGPGGTNLLTAAGQAKAFHLPVLFITGHPSVKESGRAMGQDSSIFGTDLVKMFEPVTLFSARVERGDQFEMYFQHALDHALTGRKGPVHLSIPADVLMQEIEPFTLSLPNLKLPVSPYMNEVKFLLEQAKKPLLFLGKGVHISRAYDEVKNLSLQYNLPVITTPGGKGTICSDHPGYLGPFGLGGTQAASDYMNDGVDLLIVVGTKLTDMTLPGFTKAMYPKQVIQFDMESTFVGKSIPVPTLSVIGDAKVNIQAILDPAFLETAAATIFVEKDKIYVLPPTDEKLSAVTAINLMRKHLPAETILFGDDGSHTFYAIQHFDIEQPGTFFSDDIFGTMGHAIGYAIGAKFANPQQDIACLTGDGCMMMHGSEISVAVCHDLQIPFIVFNNGRLDMVDKGMRYNLGRSVGTVYEAPANLSLFGESLGAAAFRCFTAHQIEEALVFAKTYNGPTVIEIMVDPEEIPPTLKRG; from the coding sequence ATGAAAACAGTCGCTACACTACTTGTCCAACATTTACAGTCATTTCAAGTTACACACGCATTCGGAATCCCTGGTAAAGCAGTCGTTCCACTTCTCCTTGCGATGGAAAAGAGCAATCTTGAGTTCGTTTTAAGCAGACACGAATCTGGTGCTGGCTTTATGGCAGGTGGTTATTCACGACAAAACCATACACTCGGGGTTGCAATCGGCACTTCAGGACCAGGCGGCACAAACTTGCTGACAGCGGCTGGACAAGCAAAGGCCTTTCACTTACCCGTCCTTTTCATTACAGGTCATCCATCTGTCAAAGAATCGGGGCGCGCAATGGGTCAAGATTCTAGTATCTTTGGAACAGATCTGGTCAAAATGTTCGAACCCGTTACCCTATTTAGTGCGAGAGTCGAGCGTGGTGACCAATTTGAGATGTACTTTCAACATGCACTTGATCATGCATTAACCGGACGTAAGGGACCCGTTCATTTATCTATTCCTGCAGATGTACTCATGCAAGAAATTGAACCATTCACACTGTCTTTACCGAACCTAAAACTTCCCGTATCACCTTACATGAATGAAGTGAAATTCTTACTTGAACAAGCAAAAAAACCTCTCCTTTTCCTTGGGAAAGGTGTACATATTTCACGAGCTTATGATGAAGTAAAGAATCTATCGCTTCAATATAATCTGCCAGTCATCACAACACCTGGAGGAAAAGGCACGATTTGCAGTGATCATCCAGGTTACTTGGGACCATTTGGTTTAGGTGGAACGCAAGCCGCAAGTGACTATATGAATGATGGTGTCGATTTATTAATTGTCGTCGGAACTAAACTTACCGACATGACTTTACCTGGATTTACAAAAGCTATGTATCCAAAACAAGTCATTCAATTTGACATGGAATCTACGTTTGTAGGCAAATCAATACCAGTTCCAACCTTGTCGGTCATTGGAGACGCAAAAGTTAATATACAAGCGATTCTTGACCCTGCTTTCCTTGAAACCGCAGCAGCAACTATATTCGTTGAAAAAGATAAAATATACGTTCTTCCTCCAACTGATGAAAAACTGTCAGCCGTTACTGCAATTAACTTAATGCGCAAACACTTACCAGCAGAGACCATTCTGTTTGGCGACGATGGCAGTCATACTTTTTACGCAATCCAACATTTTGATATTGAACAACCAGGTACATTCTTTTCGGACGATATTTTTGGTACAATGGGTCATGCAATTGGATACGCAATTGGGGCAAAATTTGCAAACCCTCAGCAAGACATTGCCTGCTTAACAGGGGACGGTTGTATGATGATGCATGGTTCAGAAATTTCTGTTGCCGTATGCCATGACTTACAAATTCCATTTATCGTCTTCAATAATGGTCGTCTCGACATGGTTGATAAAGGAATGCGCTACAACTTGGGACGCTCAGTGGGTACAGTTTATGAAGCTCCTGCAAACTTGAGTCTATTTGGAGAATCACTTGGTGCAGCAGCATTCCGTTGCTTTACAGCACACCAAATCGAAGAAGCACTTGTCTTTGCAAAGACCTATAATGGACCAACTGTCATTGAAATAATGGTAGATCCTGAAGAAATTCCACCCACTTTAAAACGTGGCTAA
- a CDS encoding ATP-grasp domain-containing protein — protein sequence MTKVYILHENSEWTVHLTKRLEELKVPYEEWHLDQGIVNLTEAPPEGIFYNRMSASSHTRNHRYAPELTSAVLAWLEHHDRTIFNGSNALRLELSKVLQYTALEASGIKTPKTIAAVGKEQIIKAAHELGETSFITKHNRAGKGLGVQLFHTIESLRTYIEGSTFEEPVDGITLIQQYIQAPQPYITRCEFINGKFQYAVKVDTSEGFELCPADACQIDDMFCPVGETESNLEQPKFQIIENFNETIIEKYEQFLKQNQIKVAGIEFIRDSNGEFYTYDVNTNTNYNADAEKLAGKYGMLQLAIALKAELEKNYTKA from the coding sequence ATGACTAAAGTTTATATACTTCATGAAAACAGTGAATGGACCGTCCATTTAACAAAAAGACTTGAAGAACTAAAGGTACCTTATGAAGAATGGCATCTCGATCAAGGTATAGTCAATCTTACTGAGGCTCCACCTGAAGGAATTTTCTACAATCGCATGAGTGCCTCTTCCCATACGCGAAATCATCGATACGCACCCGAACTCACTTCCGCCGTATTAGCGTGGCTTGAGCACCATGACCGTACCATTTTCAACGGTAGCAATGCTCTTAGACTCGAACTGAGCAAAGTTCTCCAGTACACTGCATTAGAAGCTTCAGGAATCAAGACTCCGAAAACCATTGCTGCTGTCGGCAAAGAACAAATTATTAAAGCTGCGCATGAATTAGGAGAAACCTCCTTTATTACCAAACACAACCGTGCCGGCAAAGGTCTTGGAGTTCAACTCTTTCACACAATTGAAAGCTTACGAACATATATTGAAGGTTCAACTTTTGAAGAACCTGTCGATGGAATCACTTTGATTCAACAGTATATCCAAGCACCACAACCCTACATTACACGTTGCGAATTCATTAATGGTAAATTCCAATATGCAGTAAAAGTCGACACTTCAGAAGGCTTTGAATTATGCCCTGCAGATGCTTGCCAAATTGACGACATGTTCTGTCCCGTTGGTGAAACGGAATCAAATTTAGAACAACCGAAATTTCAAATCATCGAAAACTTTAATGAAACCATCATTGAAAAGTATGAGCAATTCCTTAAACAAAACCAAATTAAAGTAGCCGGTATAGAATTCATTCGTGACTCAAATGGTGAATTCTACACGTACGACGTTAACACCAACACTAACTACAATGCCGATGCCGAAAAACTAGCCGGTAAATATGGTATGTTGCAACTAGCAATAGCCTTAAAAGCAGAACTTGAAAAAAACTACACCAAAGCCTAA
- a CDS encoding HAD family hydrolase, whose amino-acid sequence MRVAIFDFDGTLYPQETYKLMMNYLKKHPIHSTKYQPFYRALMKPYLAYKMKIYPENKMKAKSMQLYLDALKGLHQQEIETYFEDMSKEMRNELNQSVVDRLQKHLIEGDHVLLVSGAFTPMLNEVTRDLAIHNVIGTEIPMSNGILDTNKAIYHIQGERKNEMIEKALQGLDIDWKNSSAYGDSISDITVLELVGNPVAVRPESRLRAVAEKRKWEILW is encoded by the coding sequence ATGCGCGTAGCTATTTTTGACTTTGACGGAACACTGTATCCACAAGAAACCTATAAACTGATGATGAATTATCTAAAGAAACATCCTATCCATTCAACTAAATATCAACCTTTTTATCGAGCTCTCATGAAGCCTTATCTTGCCTATAAAATGAAAATATACCCTGAAAACAAAATGAAAGCAAAATCGATGCAACTCTATTTAGATGCCTTAAAAGGTTTGCATCAACAAGAAATAGAAACATATTTTGAAGACATGTCAAAAGAAATGCGCAACGAACTTAACCAATCAGTTGTCGATCGCTTACAAAAGCATCTAATTGAAGGAGATCATGTCCTGCTCGTATCCGGTGCATTCACGCCTATGCTTAACGAAGTAACGCGTGACTTAGCAATTCATAACGTAATTGGGACAGAAATACCTATGAGTAATGGCATATTAGACACTAACAAAGCCATTTACCATATTCAAGGTGAACGCAAAAATGAAATGATTGAAAAAGCACTACAAGGACTAGATATCGACTGGAAAAACAGTTCAGCATATGGCGACAGTATTTCAGATATAACTGTACTTGAGCTCGTCGGCAACCCAGTAGCAGTCCGTCCCGAATCACGCCTAAGAGCAGTCGCAGAAAAAAGAAAATGGGAAATCCTCTGGTAG
- a CDS encoding C40 family peptidase, translating into MKRQSQLFKIITMLTIALFLVIAPFANLADAANGVKSTQVASVANKVMGTKYVYGGTSTKGFDCSGFVGYVYKKVGVKLPRTTGGMYATGKSVAKKNLKVGDVVFFNTSGRGVSHAGIYIGNGKFAHSSSSKGVSVAKINDPYYWGSKYMGAKRVAKVTQVAAKK; encoded by the coding sequence ATGAAGCGTCAATCTCAGTTGTTTAAAATCATAACAATGTTAACAATTGCTTTATTTTTAGTAATTGCACCATTTGCTAATCTAGCAGATGCAGCAAATGGAGTTAAATCTACGCAAGTTGCATCAGTTGCAAATAAAGTAATGGGAACAAAATATGTTTATGGCGGTACTTCAACTAAAGGCTTCGATTGTTCAGGATTTGTTGGTTATGTTTATAAAAAAGTTGGAGTTAAATTGCCAAGAACAACTGGTGGTATGTATGCAACTGGCAAGTCAGTTGCGAAGAAAAATCTTAAAGTTGGTGACGTAGTATTTTTCAATACCTCAGGTAGAGGCGTTTCTCATGCAGGAATTTATATTGGTAATGGGAAATTCGCACACTCTTCATCTAGTAAAGGCGTTTCAGTAGCGAAAATTAACGATCCGTACTATTGGGGTTCAAAATATATGGGTGCAAAACGTGTGGCGAAAGTAACTCAGGTAGCAGCTAAAAAATAG
- a CDS encoding glucose-6-phosphate isomerase has translation MTIKVTYSGDYQQLISPEIEAKLNVIHNNMQNKTGLGSDYLGWYDWASRMNETFLQEIQQTADRIRQNSDVLVVIGIGGSYLGSKAVIEALTPHFHTKPEIEVIYAGHHVSGEYLAKLMKYLNDKEVTVNVISKSGTTTEPALAFRFLQKYMEDRYGEEAVSRIIVTTDAEKGSLLSLSKEKGYQRFEVPADIGGRYSVLTAVGLLPIAVAGHSIRDLVKGASTAEKTFKKFDMNSNVAIQYAVIRNHLYNQNYSIEILATFEPKLAYLQEWWKQLFGESEGKEQKGLFPASVSFSTDLHSLGQYIQDGQRILFESFLIIEETATDLSVFTAENNGDELNYLSGLTLNEFNLACYEATSSAHLSGEVPQIGLTIKELNEENIGFLLYFYMVSCAYSAYLLEINPFDQPGVEDYKTNIFKILQKPGFI, from the coding sequence ATGACAATTAAAGTAACTTACTCTGGTGATTATCAACAATTAATATCCCCAGAAATTGAAGCAAAACTAAACGTGATTCATAACAATATGCAGAATAAAACGGGTCTTGGCTCAGACTATTTAGGTTGGTATGATTGGGCAAGTCGTATGAACGAGACGTTCCTTCAAGAGATTCAACAGACGGCAGACCGTATTCGTCAAAATTCAGATGTACTTGTTGTCATCGGCATTGGTGGCTCTTATTTAGGTTCAAAGGCTGTCATCGAAGCATTAACTCCACATTTTCATACAAAACCTGAAATAGAAGTGATATACGCAGGACATCATGTTAGTGGAGAGTATTTAGCAAAACTCATGAAATATCTGAATGATAAAGAGGTAACAGTAAATGTAATTTCAAAATCTGGTACAACAACAGAGCCTGCTCTCGCGTTTCGGTTCCTACAAAAATATATGGAAGATCGCTATGGTGAAGAAGCTGTATCTCGTATCATTGTCACAACAGATGCTGAAAAAGGCTCATTACTAAGTTTGTCAAAAGAAAAAGGATACCAACGTTTTGAAGTTCCTGCTGACATCGGTGGACGCTATTCTGTATTAACAGCTGTCGGATTGCTGCCAATAGCTGTTGCTGGCCATTCCATTCGCGACTTAGTTAAGGGTGCATCTACTGCAGAAAAAACATTCAAAAAATTTGACATGAACTCAAACGTAGCTATTCAATATGCTGTAATTCGTAATCATTTATATAATCAAAACTATTCAATTGAAATTTTAGCTACATTTGAACCTAAATTAGCGTATTTGCAAGAATGGTGGAAGCAACTATTCGGAGAAAGTGAAGGAAAAGAACAAAAAGGTCTATTCCCAGCATCCGTTTCGTTTTCTACAGATTTACATTCTCTTGGACAATACATTCAAGATGGACAACGTATCCTGTTTGAATCATTCCTTATTATAGAAGAAACAGCCACTGACCTCTCTGTATTCACTGCAGAAAATAACGGAGATGAATTGAATTATTTAAGTGGTTTGACGTTAAATGAATTTAACTTAGCTTGTTATGAAGCGACTTCAAGTGCTCATTTATCTGGTGAAGTTCCACAAATAGGGCTTACCATTAAAGAACTTAATGAAGAAAATATTGGCTTCTTGTTGTATTTCTACATGGTCTCTTGTGCGTATAGTGCCTATCTATTGGAAATCAATCCCTTTGACCAACCAGGTGTAGAAGATTACAAAACAAATATCTTTAAAATTCTACAAAAGCCAGGATTTATTTAA
- a CDS encoding glycoside hydrolase family 13 protein — translation MKRNWWKEAIVYQVYPRSFMDSNGDGIGDLQGVISKLDYLKELGIDVIWICPMYKSPNDDNGYDISNYQDIMDEFGTMADFTQLLQEVHVRGMKLIIDLVINHTSDEHQWFIESKSSKNNPKRDWYIWRDGKNGKEPNNWESIFSGPAWQYDELTEQYYLHIFSQKQPDLNWENTDVRTALYDMINWWLDQGIDGFRVDAISHIKKDENFSDMPNEQGLPTVLAWDKYMNVNGIHPFLQELKKETFAKYDIMTVGEANGVGVDEIDLWVGEEHGSFNMVFQFEHLGLWDAEKKTSLDIVALKEVLSRWQKGLENKGWNALFIENHDKARSVSTWGNDKEYWYESATAMASMYFFMQGTPFIYQGQEIGMTNVKFSSIEDYNDIAAKNLYVAKRSEGVSHEDIMGIIWASSRDNARTPMQWSSEKNAGFSSELPWIGVNPNFAEINVEDQLRDKHSIYHFYKKMIQLKKSYDVFTYGTYDLLLPYHPEIYAYSRTLGDDQVIVLSNLSTKKVEVSHLSDMPFEYSRLLLANREIVSHDAKTHLELAPYETRIYQMK, via the coding sequence TTGTCTATCAAGTGTATCCCCGAAGCTTTATGGATTCTAATGGAGACGGCATTGGTGATTTACAAGGCGTCATTTCAAAATTAGATTATTTAAAAGAATTAGGGATTGATGTCATATGGATTTGCCCGATGTACAAATCTCCAAATGATGACAATGGCTATGACATTAGTAATTATCAAGATATTATGGATGAGTTTGGCACGATGGCAGATTTCACGCAGTTACTACAAGAAGTACATGTCCGTGGAATGAAGCTTATTATTGATTTGGTTATTAACCATACAAGTGACGAGCATCAGTGGTTCATCGAATCAAAATCATCAAAGAACAATCCGAAACGTGATTGGTACATTTGGCGTGATGGCAAAAATGGCAAAGAACCAAACAACTGGGAAAGTATTTTTAGTGGACCAGCTTGGCAATATGATGAGTTAACCGAGCAATACTATTTGCACATTTTTTCTCAAAAACAACCGGATTTAAACTGGGAAAATACGGATGTGCGAACAGCGCTTTATGACATGATTAATTGGTGGCTAGATCAAGGTATTGATGGTTTCCGAGTCGATGCAATCAGTCATATAAAAAAAGATGAAAACTTTTCAGATATGCCGAATGAACAAGGATTACCCACTGTACTGGCATGGGATAAATATATGAATGTCAACGGAATTCACCCTTTCTTACAAGAGTTAAAAAAAGAAACATTTGCTAAATATGACATTATGACCGTAGGCGAGGCTAATGGAGTAGGGGTAGATGAAATTGATCTGTGGGTCGGTGAAGAGCATGGTTCATTTAATATGGTCTTCCAATTCGAACATCTCGGTTTGTGGGATGCAGAAAAGAAAACATCTCTCGATATTGTCGCGTTAAAAGAAGTATTATCACGTTGGCAAAAAGGGCTTGAGAATAAGGGATGGAATGCATTATTTATCGAAAATCATGACAAAGCTCGATCCGTATCGACATGGGGAAATGATAAAGAATATTGGTATGAGAGTGCTACAGCAATGGCTTCCATGTATTTCTTCATGCAAGGTACACCGTTCATTTACCAAGGACAAGAAATTGGAATGACCAATGTCAAATTTTCATCGATTGAAGATTACAATGATATTGCTGCTAAAAATTTATATGTGGCAAAGCGCAGTGAAGGTGTCTCGCACGAAGATATAATGGGCATTATTTGGGCTTCAAGTCGAGATAACGCACGCACACCCATGCAGTGGTCGTCTGAAAAAAATGCTGGCTTCTCCAGTGAATTACCTTGGATTGGCGTCAATCCAAACTTTGCAGAGATTAATGTTGAAGATCAGTTAAGGGATAAACATTCGATTTATCATTTTTATAAAAAAATGATTCAATTGAAAAAATCTTATGACGTCTTTACGTATGGTACGTATGATTTATTGCTTCCTTACCATCCAGAAATTTATGCGTATTCACGCACATTAGGTGACGATCAAGTCATTGTTTTGTCGAATTTATCTACAAAAAAGGTAGAGGTTTCACATCTTTCAGATATGCCTTTTGAGTATTCTAGATTGCTACTAGCAAATCGAGAAATTGTAAGTCATGATGCTAAGACGCACTTAGAACTTGCTCCATATGAAACAAGAATTTATCAAATGAAGTAA